A region from the Achromobacter seleniivolatilans genome encodes:
- a CDS encoding acyl carrier protein gives MHTEQELHTKIGEIVESIVMKKVTPDTQLIATGLVDSLAAVDITLAVESEYGCSIPAPEIAEHLQSVRTLAGYVATHTS, from the coding sequence ATGCATACCGAGCAAGAACTCCACACCAAGATCGGCGAGATCGTCGAGTCGATCGTCATGAAGAAAGTCACTCCCGACACGCAATTGATTGCCACCGGCCTGGTTGATTCGCTCGCCGCCGTGGATATCACGCTGGCGGTCGAGTCGGAGTACGGTTGCAGCATCCCGGCTCCCGAGATCGCGGAACACCTCCAGTCGGTCCGCACGCTTGCCGGCTATGTCGCTACCCATACTTCGTAA
- a CDS encoding glycine zipper 2TM domain-containing protein, with amino-acid sequence MNQSKSLSLVTPRTGRLLAIAAVVTSMAVLGGCANPSASSGVYSYDQAQREQIVRTGTVTGVRPIVIQNDKSSGVGMLAGGALGGVAGNAVGGGTGRTIATVGGAILGALAGNAVENRVGKNSGYEITVRLDNGETRVVAQEADVPISVGQRVQVISGAGPTRVTPM; translated from the coding sequence ATGAATCAAAGCAAATCTTTATCCCTGGTGACGCCGCGTACTGGCCGGTTGTTGGCCATCGCAGCCGTCGTGACCTCGATGGCAGTGCTGGGTGGCTGCGCCAATCCCAGCGCTTCCAGCGGCGTGTACAGCTATGACCAAGCCCAGCGTGAGCAAATTGTCCGCACCGGCACGGTCACTGGTGTGCGTCCGATCGTGATCCAGAACGACAAATCCAGCGGCGTCGGCATGTTGGCCGGTGGCGCGTTGGGCGGCGTGGCAGGCAACGCAGTGGGTGGCGGCACCGGCCGCACCATTGCTACGGTTGGCGGCGCCATCCTGGGTGCATTGGCAGGCAATGCCGTAGAGAACCGGGTTGGCAAGAACTCCGGCTATGAAATTACCGTGCGCCTTGATAACGGCGAAACCCGTGTTGTCGCCCAGGAAGCGGATGTGCCCATCAGTGTGGGCCAGCGCGTCCAGGTGATCAGTGGAGCAGGTCCCACTCGCGTCACCCCGATGTAA
- a CDS encoding carbohydrate kinase family protein, whose translation MATPVLVCGSMAFDTIAVFEGRFKEHILADRIQSLSVSFLVPTMRKEYGGCSGNIAYNMNLLGGKPVPVATVGEDAGEYMERLSGLGIDVSRVKVIPNTFTAQCFITTDLDDNQITAFHPGAMSFAAENDLSDADAAWAIVAPDAKEGMFAHAERLQKRGIPFIFDLGQAMPLFDGADLERMIKMAQALTVNDYEAGVVEQRTGRSVADIASTLQAVVVTRGAEGATLLTGGKTIQIAPVRATQVVDPTGCGDAQRGGLLYGLTSGMSWEDSCRLGNVMGSIKIASRGPQNHTPSRADIDAVLHATYGIHLPA comes from the coding sequence ATGGCAACCCCCGTTCTGGTTTGCGGTTCGATGGCGTTCGACACGATTGCAGTGTTTGAAGGGCGTTTCAAAGAGCACATTCTTGCTGACCGCATCCAATCGTTGAGCGTGTCATTCCTGGTGCCCACCATGCGCAAGGAATACGGCGGTTGCTCTGGCAACATCGCCTACAACATGAATCTGCTGGGCGGCAAGCCGGTGCCGGTGGCCACCGTGGGCGAAGACGCGGGTGAATACATGGAACGCCTGTCGGGTCTGGGCATCGATGTCAGCCGCGTCAAGGTCATCCCCAACACGTTCACCGCGCAGTGCTTCATTACCACTGACCTGGACGACAACCAGATCACGGCCTTCCACCCGGGCGCCATGTCGTTTGCAGCCGAAAATGATTTGAGCGACGCCGATGCGGCTTGGGCCATCGTGGCTCCTGACGCCAAGGAAGGCATGTTCGCGCACGCCGAACGCCTGCAAAAGCGCGGCATCCCGTTCATCTTTGATCTGGGCCAGGCCATGCCGTTGTTCGACGGCGCTGACCTGGAGCGCATGATCAAGATGGCTCAGGCCTTGACGGTCAATGACTACGAAGCCGGCGTGGTGGAACAGCGCACTGGCCGCAGCGTGGCTGACATCGCCAGCACTTTGCAGGCGGTCGTGGTGACGCGTGGCGCTGAAGGCGCAACCTTGCTGACCGGCGGAAAAACCATTCAGATCGCGCCGGTGCGCGCAACGCAGGTGGTGGACCCCACGGGCTGCGGCGATGCGCAGCGCGGCGGTCTGCTTTATGGCCTGACCAGCGGCATGAGCTGGGAAGACAGCTGCCGTTTGGGCAACGTGATGGGTTCCATCAAGATCGCCTCGCGCGGTCCGCAGAACCACACGCCGTCGCGCGCCGATATCGACGCCGTACTGCATGCCACTTACGGTATCCATTTGCCTGCGTAA
- a CDS encoding DUF3426 domain-containing protein gives MALTTRCPQCGTSFKVVPDQLRVRNGLVRCGACATVFDGRACLLPESGGSALPPAAARQTASVMPPAAVAAAPVLQTPVAPVQAAPLPAGPAQPYIAPPAASPPPLSRPSAEPRLIAPWEDEPVAPAPAAPAMPPAVLRGRDDIRRRTDPDADLPEDDPDEEGDDGSDSAPRYAQYPAPSHEPAARWDAPASRRPVPREEPIIAVRGAEPVIDWGARRDDTHAEPSWNADRSERHNEDADTDDDVHERERLNEDEDDSRDHGDRTGRGNRYDQDDEDYEHGDSREPVLGDARTRYSSATDVGRAPPEFLDQDRQERHGLWRKLWGYACLLGLIALGLQLLYAYRTDVANSVPVLRPVLETACKPLGCTVGYARRLERIAISSSSLQPPTGAAAIDDGRTRLVLNLVLRNRFDKPQHWPALVLDLTDLSDTVVVRKVLMPENYLTPDQLKGPFGPAGELKISVPIEVTGVQVNGYQLDKFFP, from the coding sequence ATGGCTCTGACGACCCGTTGCCCGCAATGTGGCACCTCGTTCAAGGTGGTGCCTGATCAGCTACGGGTCCGTAATGGCCTGGTGCGTTGCGGCGCGTGCGCTACCGTTTTTGACGGGCGGGCTTGTCTGCTGCCCGAATCCGGCGGGTCGGCGCTGCCTCCCGCCGCTGCTCGGCAAACAGCATCAGTTATGCCGCCGGCCGCCGTGGCGGCAGCGCCTGTGCTGCAAACGCCTGTGGCGCCTGTTCAAGCTGCACCTTTGCCGGCGGGACCTGCGCAGCCTTACATAGCACCGCCTGCGGCATCTCCGCCGCCACTTTCCCGGCCGTCAGCCGAGCCCCGCCTGATTGCGCCTTGGGAGGACGAGCCCGTCGCACCGGCGCCTGCTGCGCCCGCTATGCCGCCTGCTGTCTTGCGCGGCCGTGACGATATCCGCCGCCGCACGGACCCGGATGCCGACTTGCCGGAAGACGACCCGGACGAAGAGGGCGATGACGGCAGCGATAGCGCGCCTCGCTATGCTCAATACCCGGCGCCTTCGCATGAACCCGCTGCCCGCTGGGATGCACCCGCATCCCGCCGGCCGGTGCCGCGCGAGGAACCCATCATTGCGGTGCGCGGCGCCGAACCCGTCATCGATTGGGGCGCCCGTCGCGACGATACACATGCCGAACCGTCGTGGAATGCTGACCGTAGCGAGCGCCACAATGAAGACGCTGATACTGACGACGACGTCCACGAGCGGGAGCGCCTGAACGAGGACGAAGACGACAGCCGCGATCACGGTGATCGGACAGGCCGCGGCAACCGCTACGACCAAGACGACGAAGATTATGAACACGGCGACTCGCGTGAGCCGGTGCTGGGCGATGCGCGTACACGCTATTCCAGCGCTACCGATGTTGGCCGTGCGCCGCCGGAGTTTCTGGATCAGGATCGTCAGGAGCGCCACGGCTTGTGGCGCAAACTTTGGGGTTATGCCTGCCTGTTGGGTTTGATCGCCCTGGGTTTGCAGCTGTTGTATGCGTACCGTACCGACGTCGCTAATTCCGTGCCGGTTTTGCGGCCGGTGCTGGAAACCGCGTGCAAGCCGCTGGGATGCACGGTGGGATATGCAAGGCGTCTAGAGCGCATCGCGATTTCTTCCTCATCGCTGCAGCCCCCGACGGGAGCCGCTGCGATTGATGATGGCCGAACCCGCCTGGTGTTGAATCTGGTCCTGCGCAATCGTTTCGACAAGCCGCAACATTGGCCCGCCCTGGTGCTGGACCTGACCGACCTGTCAGACACGGTAGTCGTACGCAAAGTACTGATGCCCGAAAATTACCTGACTCCCGATCAGTTGAAAGGACCATTCGGTCCTGCCGGTGAATTGAAAATTTCTGTACCCATTGAAGTGACCGGTGTTCAGGTCAATGGCTACCAACTCGATAAGTTTTTCCCTTAA
- the prmA gene encoding 50S ribosomal protein L11 methyltransferase: MRELVLHCLEAQAEALSDALLEAGVLSVSVEDADLGTDVERPLFGEPGTEPDVQAWDRNLVVALLPDGADPTQIMEEAAAAAELDPSLFAGWSLRDVPDADWVRLTQSQFGPIHIAERLWIVPSWHRDSPEVPGLDLAATEDGAIHIELDPGLAFGTGSHPTTHLCLAWLEAELPAGATVLDYGCGSGILAIAARKLGAGPTLAVDIDAQAVQSTVFNAEVNRVELQAMLPDALADGTFQVVVANILSNPLKVLAPMLAGRVAAGGHLVLSGVLERQAEEVAAAYAPWIAMSVWRARDGWVCLHGQKA, translated from the coding sequence ATGCGTGAACTCGTGCTCCATTGCCTAGAGGCGCAGGCCGAAGCCTTGTCGGATGCGTTGCTGGAAGCTGGCGTGCTGTCGGTGTCTGTCGAAGATGCCGACCTGGGCACTGACGTCGAACGTCCTCTGTTCGGCGAGCCGGGCACCGAGCCCGACGTGCAGGCCTGGGATCGCAACCTTGTGGTTGCGTTGCTGCCTGATGGGGCCGACCCCACGCAAATCATGGAAGAGGCTGCTGCGGCGGCTGAATTGGATCCATCGCTGTTCGCTGGTTGGAGCTTGCGCGATGTGCCCGATGCGGACTGGGTTCGCCTGACGCAATCGCAGTTCGGCCCCATCCACATCGCCGAGCGCCTGTGGATCGTGCCTAGCTGGCATCGCGATAGTCCTGAGGTTCCCGGCCTGGACCTGGCGGCAACCGAAGATGGCGCAATCCATATCGAGCTGGACCCTGGCTTGGCTTTCGGCACCGGCAGCCATCCCACGACCCATCTTTGCCTGGCCTGGCTGGAAGCCGAGCTGCCGGCAGGCGCCACGGTGCTGGATTACGGTTGCGGCTCGGGCATTCTGGCGATCGCTGCGCGCAAGCTGGGCGCGGGTCCGACCCTGGCCGTGGATATCGACGCGCAAGCCGTGCAAAGCACGGTCTTCAATGCCGAGGTCAACCGGGTCGAGCTGCAAGCCATGTTGCCCGACGCCCTGGCGGACGGCACGTTCCAGGTGGTTGTGGCCAACATTCTGTCCAACCCGCTGAAAGTACTGGCTCCCATGCTGGCCGGCCGCGTTGCCGCAGGTGGCCATTTGGTGCTGTCCGGTGTGCTGGAGCGCCAGGCTGAAGAAGTGGCCGCGGCCTACGCGCCCTGGATCGCGATGTCGGTCTGGCGTGCGCGTGACGGCTGGGTGTGCCTGCACGGCCAAAAAGCCTGA